The Drechmeria coniospora strain ARSEF 6962 chromosome 02, whole genome shotgun sequence genome has a segment encoding these proteins:
- a CDS encoding NADH-ubiquinone oxidoreductase B14 subunit, translating into MAITPTQFAKKTAQSASWADAKRRVLSSYREWIRAPLPRPFSMDTTHAWRRQSKLTSKQGPEIQTMYNMPMPVSAIRTRIRQEFERNRFVKTLPVVDVLLFKSHAEYQETMNFWKQTTHVMSYFNENFRGDKRLPSSFMQGFLEGRN; encoded by the exons atggccatcaCGCCGACGCAGTTCGCCAAGAAGACGGCGCAAT CGGCCAGCTGGGCAGATGCGAAGCGTCGAGTGCTCTCGTCCTACAGAGAATGGATCCGTGCC CCTCTTCCACGGCCCTTCTCCATGGACACGACACATGCGTGGCGCCGGCAGTCGAAGCTAACGAGCAAGCAGGGCCCCGAGATCCAGACCATGTACAACATGCCCATGCCCGTCTCCGCCATCCGTACACGGATAAGGCAGGAATTTGAGCGCAACCGCTTCGTCAAGACACTTCCAGTCGTCGATGTCCTCCTTTTCAAATCCCACGCCGAGTACCAG GAGACGATGAATTTCTGGAAGCAAACCACCCACGTCATGTCCTACTTCAACGAGAACTTCAGAGGCGACAAGCGATTGCCTTCCAGCTTCATGCAGGGATTTCTCGAG GGCCGGAATTGA
- a CDS encoding putative DNA-directed RNA polymerase I/III chain AC19, producing MPGRTKKPDVSAVSTDVNMEDAPPAAQPQDTQDAITDDGTAAAADGDEEEEEEEEELQRVKILPGSTDTAASFQFTDEGHTLGNALRYIIMKNPDVEFCAYSIPHPSEPKMNIRIQTYEGTAVDALKKGLVDLQDVCDVVADEFWTKRDAYKATLV from the exons ATGCCGGGCCGAACAAAGAAGCCAGACGTGTCGGCGGTGTCGACAGACGTGAACATGGAAGATGCCCCACCAGCAGCTCAGCCGCAGGACACACAGGATGCAATCACGGACGATggcacggcagcggcggcagatggcgatgaggaggaagaggaagaggaagaggagctcCAACGTGTGAAGATT CTCCCTGGCTCGACAGATACTGCGGCCTCATTTCAGTTTACCGATGAAGGGCACACATTAGGAAATGCGCTGAGATATATCATCATGAAAAA CCCCGACGTTGAGTTCTGCGCCTACTCGATTCCTCATCCCTCCGAACCCAAGATGAACATTAGAATACAAACTTACG AGGGTACGGCGGTGGATGCACTGAAAAAGGGGCTCGTTGACTTGCAGGACGTATGcgacgtcgtggccgacgagttCTGGACGAAGAGGGATGCATACAAGGCCACGCTGGTCTGA